TTTGTCAAAGACTTTTAAGTTAAATGCTTGATGTCTTTTTTTTATTGAATCAGCTTCAATAGCTTGTTTTGCAAAGCCAAGTGTACCTGAAAAAGCTCCTTTTACACCTCCTGCTGCTAATTGACCAAGAGCAGTTCCAGCTGAAATTTTAAATATGTCTTTGATATTGTGATTTAAGAATTTATTTCTTTTCTTTAAAGAATCATATTCTAATTGTCTTAAATCTTTTGATGACATTAAAGAATGTTTGAGGGCTGTTTTTTTTGCTTCTTCAAATTTCATGCCTTGTTTTATCAGTTTTTTAGTTTCTTGAAGTCTAAATTTTTCTATACTTTCTCTTAATTTTTCATATTTGCTTTGTTTGGCAAGTTCAGTTTTTTTTCTTTTAGATTGTATTTCAATATTTTTTCAGTACTATCGAGTCTTGTCCTTTTGGGTTTTAGAACTTTTTCAAGAATAGATATATCTTTTTCTAAAGACTTTTTAGTTGAAGCATGATCAAGTATGCCTTTAAACTTAATAGTAAATTTATTATCATTCATAATGTGCTTTTACCTAAGGTTAATTCTAAGACTTGTTTTTCAAGTTTGAGTTCTGATATTGCATTTACTTCCATTAACTGTTCATAATTAAGATTCTTAACTTCATTTAAACTGCATATACCCATGATAACAGGAAAGAAATATTTATTTTGTTGAATATCGTTAATAAGTTTCGCATATTTATTTTTTCTATCGTTAAATATTTTGATAAAGTCTTCATACTCTTGTTGTTTCATAAATGCTACTCATTTTGTTGTTTTGTTAAATATTCATAGTTCCAAAGTTCATTAATGTAATTAAATTTAGTAAAGTCACCAGAAGTGTCTTCATATTCACTTAAGTAAATTAATGATGGTTTTTGAAAGTCAGAATCTCTATGAAAAATATTAAATTGAATTGAATAAATAATCCCCACTAAATATTCTTTGTAGATACTAACATATTCTCTATTGTCATCTAAAATTTTGTAAAATTCAGTTAAGAAGTCAGGCTTTATCATTAAATCAGTTATTTTTTTAAGGTAGTTAATGTCGTTGAGTTTATCAATACCATAATTTTGTGAAAAACCTAAAATAGAATCCCACTGATAAACAGGAAGTACTTTTAGGTCAAATGTATAAGTTTTATTTTTAGATAAAATATTCATTTTATAGCGCATAATCATATAAAAAACTCCTTTTATTTATTTGGTATAGTTCTTGTGCAATTCATAGCCCTAATTTCAAATGTAACTTTTTCAGATTCAGAGGAATAGCTTCTTGATGGTTCTTCTGTAAATACAGCGTAGTTACTAATAATTTTGGTTTTAATTCTATCATTGAATACTATACTTAAGAATTTTTCATTTTTATTTTTACCTAGTGTATAGAATTGTTCGCTTGAAAGATCAGTTAAGATTCCATATTCATAGCTACCAAGATTAACTTCTATGGTAAATATATAGACAATTGTTCTAGGATCACGAAAACTTACTACTGGAATTCCTCTGTCTTCATTACTAAAAGATGCTCTTGTTGTGGGTTCACTTGAGAGTTCTAGTTTGCCACCTATAATTTTAGTTCCATTTATAGAAAAGTAGACATCTTCAAGTTGGTATGCATTATTCATTTAGTTCACTCCTCCTTGTAAAATTGTTTATGTCTTCAGTAGTGATATTGAGTAGTACTTCATTCATACTGAAGTTGTAAGTAATTGAAACACTTAACATAAGTTTAAGTTGTGGATTTGAAGATAATGTGAGTTTGAGCTTGGAATAAGCAACTATTAATCTTCTCTCAATAAAACGTTCTAACATACATTCTATTGCCGAAGTATAAGCATTATCTCTTTGGCCAGATAGTTGAAGTGCTGATAATTTACTATTTTGTCTATTATTTAAGTTCCAT
This genomic interval from Borrelia hispanica CRI contains the following:
- a CDS encoding DUF1473 family protein, yielding MIMRYKMNILSKNKTYTFDLKVLPVYQWDSILGFSQNYGIDKLNDINYLKKITDLMIKPDFLTEFYKILDDNREYVSIYKEYLVGIIYSIQFNIFHRDSDFQKPSLIYLSEYEDTSGDFTKFNYINELWNYEYLTKQQNE
- a CDS encoding DUF1322 family protein → MKQQEYEDFIKIFNDRKNKYAKLINDIQQNKYFFPVIMGICSLNEVKNLNYEQLMEVNAISELKLEKQVLELTLGKSTL
- a CDS encoding DUF1463 family protein → MNNAYQLEDVYFSINGTKIIGGKLELSSEPTTRASFSNEDRGIPVVSFRDPRTIVYIFTIEVNLGSYEYGILTDLSSEQFYTLGKNKNEKFLSIVFNDRIKTKIISNYAVFTEEPSRSYSSESEKVTFEIRAMNCTRTIPNK